The Winogradskyella schleiferi genome contains the following window.
CGTTATCTCCGCTCTCTAAAGATGTTTTTACTTCTTCCATAAAGGTTTCTACAGTTGCTTGTACGTCTCCTTTTTCAATACCTAATTTATCAGATATTTTTGCTACCAAATCGGCTTTTGTCATTGTTACTAGTTTTAGGGTTACTATTTATTCTAAGGGATTGCAAATATAGGTAATTTAATTTCAATAGTTCAAACGTAATTAATTAAAATTTAACACAATAAACATTTAATTTTGCTTTTCATTAAAAAAAGCCAATGGATTTCAAACACAAACTAATTAACTGGTACTCAATAAACAAACGACATTTGCCATGGCGAGAAACCCAAAATCCATATCATATTTGGCTCTCAGAAATTATTTTACAGCAAACCCAAGTGAAACAAGGTTTACCTTATTATCAACAATTTGTTACCAATTACCCAACTATTTTCGATCTTGCTGACGCCTCAGAAACATCTGTTTTAAAATTATGGCAAGGTTTGGGCTATTATTCCAGAGCAAGGAATCTTCATTATACAGCTAAATATATTGTACATGAGCTGCATGGACATTTCCCGGATAATTACAACGATTTATTAAAACTAAAAGGCGTTGGCGATTATACAGCAAGTGCCATTGCTTCCATAGCCTTTGACAAAGTGGCGGCTGTAGTAGATGGCAACGTCTATAGAGTTTTATCTCGCTATTTTGGGATTGAAACGCCGATCAATTCAACTTTAGGTATTAAAGAATTCAAATCTTTAGCAAATTCTCTGATCGATGAGTCACAACCTGCCACATATAACCAAGCCATTATGGAATTTGGTGCGCTACAATGCAAACCGAAAAATCCCGATTGTACTATTTGTCCCCTTAAAAATGGTTGTATTGCGCTTCAGAAAAAAATGGTCGATGTCCTTCCTGTAAAACTAAAGAAAACTAAAGTGACCACTAAATACTTCAACTTTTTGATTTTCATTGATCACAACCAGCAAACCCTTTTTGAAAAACGAGCAAAAAAAGGGATTTGGCAGAACCTCTATCAGTTTCCTTTAATTGAATCTGAAAAAAGTTTGAATTCTGAAGAATTTCATCTCATGAATTTAGAGGAGTCTTTTTCAACATTAAAACCCTTCGATTATTCCTTATATAATGAGGTGGATATAGTACATAAATTGTCGCATCAACATCTTTACACCAAATTCTGGATTATAGATGTAGAGCAATTGCCAAACGATGCCATTCCTACAAAATCATTGACTGAATATCCTGCACCTGTACTTATTAGTGATTTTATTGACCGGTTTGGTTTTTAGAACCTTAAAGAAATCACATTTTTTTAGTACTTTTAAAGTTGTGACTACACAATTGAGTAACTTTGCAAACTATTAAACAAAATAATTATGGCCGGAACATTAAATAAAGTAATGCTAATTGGAAACTTAGGAGACGAGGTAAAAATGCATTATTTTGATGATAAAAATTGTGTTGGTCGTTTTCCTTTAGCGACAAGTGAGTCTTATGTCAGTAAGCAAACCAATGAGCGAATTACTAATACGGAATGGCACAATATTGTAGTGAGGAACAAAGCCGCAGAAATTTGCGAAAAGTATCTTACCAAAGGCGATAAAGTCTACATTGAAGGTCGTATTAAAACTAGAAAATGGACTGATGACAAGGGCATGGAACGCTATTCTACAGAAATACAATGTGATGAATTTACGTTCTTAACACCTAAAAGTGATCAACAACCTCAGCAATCCCAAAAGCCCAATACATCAGATAGTAATTCTCAAAAGCCACAATCTGCTCCTACAAATGCAGAGCCAGAAGGCGATGATGATTTACCTTTTTAACCATTTAATAGTTTCTTGACTTGGACCCAGAACCCACGGTTTTATTATCACATTTATTAGTTATTAATACATCGTTTATAACGAGCATTGTTGTACTTGTGGTTTTATTGCTATGCTCTGCATTAATCTCAGGAGCTGAAGTGGCCTTGTTTTCCCTGACCAAATCTAATTTAGACGAAGGTTTGGAAAAGAAATCTGCGGCCATGCAAATTATTGCTTCACTTTTAGAACGGCCAAAAAAATTGTTGGCAACGATATTAGTGGCTAATAATTTCATAAATATAGCCGTTGTATTATTGTTCGCCTATATAGGTGAAACGCTCTTTAGCAGTATTACAAATGCACTTTTTCGATTTTTAATTGAGGTCGTTTCCGCAACCTTTTTAATATTATTGTTTGGTGAAATTATTCCTAAAATTTATGCTAGTAGAAATAGTGTAAAGTTTTCTTCATTTATGGCAAGACCTTTACGGGTTTTGGATGTCATGCTTTCACCGTTGAGTTTACCAATGCGTTATGTAACTATACAAATTCAGAATAAATTTGGGAAACAACGCTCTAATCTTAGCGTCGATCAGTTATCACAAGCTTTAGAACTTACCAATGATCAAGATACAACCAAAGAAGAACAAAAACTTCTTCAAGGTATTGTATCTTTTGGAAATACAGATACCAAACAAGTGATGCGACCTCGCATGGATTTGTTTGCTTTGAGTATGAATACTCCTTATGAAACTATAATCACTGAGATTATTGATAATGGTTATTCCCGAATTCCTGTTTATGAAGAAAGCATCGACACCATAAAAGGAGTGCTATACGTTAAGGATTTATTACCGCATTTGAACAAAAAAACTTTTGATTGGACGACCATTTTACGCGAACCTTTTTTTGTACCGGAAAACAAAAAGTTAGATGATCTAATGGTTGAATTCCAGACCAAAAAAGTACACCTTGCGGTAGTTGTAGACGAATATGGAGGCACTTCAGGACTGGTTTCACTTGAAGATATAATTGAAGAAATTGTAGGTGATATTAGTGATGAGTATGATGACGATGACTTAGTTTACACCAAGCTTAACAATAACAATTATAGTTTTGAAGGCAAGACACCTCTTAAGGATGTTTTTAAAATCGTAGGTATTGAAGACGATATGGATCTTTTTGACGCTCGAAAAGGAGAAGCCGAAACCCTTGCTGGTTTTGTTTTAGAGATTTCAGGTGGTTTTCCAAGAATAGGAAGTAAAATAAATTTTGAAAATTACGTTTTTACTGTAGAAGCCTTAGAGCGCAAACGCATCAAACAAATTAAACTCACTTTATTAAATCGACATTTATGAAGCGAATAGTTTTACCCTTATTAAGCTTATTGATGTTTGGTTGTGGAGACGATCCATTACCAAAACCCAAAGGTTATTTAAGATTGGAATATCCAAAGGCTGAATATAAAAAAGCAAGTATTCCTTTACCATTTTCTTTTGAAAAAAATGAATTGGCAAACCCTATAAAAACTGTAAAATCTCTAGGTAAAACCAATGGAGTTGATGTTAAATATCCCGCTTTAAAGGCTACCATTTATCTCACTTATAAAGAAGTAAAGAATGATAATTTGGATAGTTTGTTGAGAGATGCACAAAACCTGACGCAAAAACACACTATAAAAGCTGATGAAATTTCCAGTAACCTCTTTGAAAATAAAGAAGCTAAAGTGTATGGAATGCTTTATGAAATTGGAGGCAACGCAGCATCGCAATCTCAATTTTATGTCACAGATAGTTTAAATCACTTTTTAAGCGGATCCCTTTACTTCTATGCGAAACCTAATTACGATTCTATTTATCCTGCTGCGGAATATTTGAAGAAAGATATTAAGAAGATTATGGAGAGTGTGCGATGGGAGGATTAATATTTGTTTTAATAAGCATAAAAAAATGCCTATCAGAAATCTGATAGGCATTTTTTTATAATAGACTTTTTAAATATGATTATTCAGGTAGAGTTGGATCAATCCATTCACCTTCCATTTTAATAACCCTAAATTCTTCTGTAGAGCTAGCACCAAATGTATTTGCAGTAACGGCATACTTTTGTCCTTCTTCCGCATTAGGATCTAAATTGTCTAGAACAACTCCCATAGCTCTTTCCATCATTTCATCACTCCAAGCCGATGCACTACCAGTTCTGTTGAAATTTCCAAAATTCGCTAAGTTTCCTGCAGCCGCACTAAATCCTTCTACGTCCATCAATGTTGTTGCGACTAAATCATAATCAGAACCAACCATTGTATACCTTATTGTATTATCTGGTACCCAAACACCATTTTCATATTCAAATTGTAATGATGATGTTTTTGGCGACCATTCTCCATTGTTGAATGTATATAAGTTACTTTTTATTACAGTTGAGCCATCAACAAAAAATCTATAAACAATAAATATTTCATCCTCATCTTGTGCAAATGGATATTGCAAGCTCAAAAATTGTGGTAAATAATTCTCAGGCGCAACAGAATTACTAAAATTATCAAAACGTCCTGGCTGACCAGACTCCTCACCCATGGAATCGTAATCTGCAGCTGTTAGATAATAAACATTCTCAACGACGTCCCATGAACCACCAGAATACCTAAAATATACTGATTCCGTTACTGTATCACCTGAGATACCTATAGTTTTAAGAACTAAAGATGCTATTCTCCATCTCGCAGCGTCAGAATCTGTGGACTCATACTTAAAAGCAATATTAATGGTTTCACCATCATAAGCAGAAAAGTCAAAATCTTCTGACAATACTAATGTGTCACTATTTCCTGCAGGTGCCGTCGCTAAATCAATTTCAGCCCAATCTGCTGTTGCGACATCTCCAGTGTAATCTGTTGCCACTAAAATTTTAAGGAGACTTATATCTGAAGCAAAACGTATGGCTTGATTTATCTGAAATCTTAAATCACTTTCTTGAGTTAGATCAATTTCAGGAGAAACCAACCACTCAATATTGGCAATTTGGCCACCAAAAAACCCATTACCTTGTATGAACTCAATATCAGATGTCCAAACTTCGTTATCGCCAAATTCCTCTTCAACAGTCCATCCCTCAAAGCTATCAGCAAAATCAAATTCAACTGCTGGTGCTAAGCCTACAGTTGGTTCATTAATAAATTGATTAAATTCGGCTCTTACGATTTGACCTTCCATTGGACTAGATATTTGAGTATCCAAGATATCCTCTAAAAAATCCATTGGGTCTTCGTTAGGAAAAAATGCATTACTAGCGGCAGTTGGGTAATCTTCAGTCATCAATTCATAAATCGTTGCATTGGTAAATGCACTAGCATCTTCTGGATTACCATCAAATAAGTTAAAGTTTACAGTTACAGAAGAACCCTCTCCCCAGAAAGGATATCGATCACTTAAAAATCCTGGGAGCATAAGCTTTGCATCATCAGTATCGCTAAAAGCGTCAAATGTTTCATAATAATCCGGTTCTTCATCTTCACCTTGTTCTACAATATTAGCATAGTCTTCTGTCGTTAAGGTAAACTCCTCTACACCAACTACGACTTCGTTTTCTATACTATTATTAATATCTTCTACAGGATTACAACCCGTAAAGGCTATACCTATAAAGGTCAGTAAATAAATTAATTTTTTCATTTTGTTTTTTTTTAAAATTTAATAGTTGCTCCTACACTAAACGTTCTACCAAAACCGTAATAAACTAATGCGGTTTCAGCATTTGAATCAGCTCCATCTAAGGAATCTGATATATATTTAGTATTAAACACATTATTCATTCTAGCAATCAAAGTCGCTTCGAAGTTTCCAAAAGGAAAACTATGAGAAAATGCTGTATCGAATACTCCATAATCAGGAACTTCCCATGGGTCTGGTGCGCCTTCCGTACCTCTGTCACTTGGATCAAAATCAGAGTATAAACGAGCAAAATAGTTATAATCTATAGTAAACCTTGTTTCTGGACTAAATTTATAATTTGTACCTAAAGCAAATGTAGTTTGAGCAGCATCACCAACAGGCACATCTTCAATAAATAAATCTACAGTAGCGACAACTTCTTGCTCTTCATCTAGAATATTAACATCAGTCACATTTTCTTCCCATCTCCAATCACCTAAAGATACCATACCCGTTAAATCTAATTTATCTGTGGCTTTATAAACGAAGTCAATTTCAATACCTTGATGTATTGCATTAACACCTAAAATATTTGCAAAACCTGTTTCGTCTTCATTTAACTGAAAAGGTATAGTTTCTGTTCTATCTCTCCAAGCTGTTCTGTAAAGATTGACGTTTGCAGAAAGCTTCTCCCCTCGGTAACCATAACCGACTTCAAAACTCATTATTTTCTGATTTTCAGCATCTTCATTAATTTCTTCGTTATTAAATTCAGGAAAAACAGCATCAAAATCTGCAGCTTTTTCAAAATAACCTAAATTAATAAATACGTTATGATTAGAATCTAATCTATAGTTTCCGCCACCTTTAGCACCAAAACCTAAAAAATTGAAGCGATCTGTTTCCTGTAATGGGTCACCATCTAAATAGTTGAAGTAATCTTTTCTTTTGTAAGACGTATTTGATGCATTTACTGAAAGAAATGTATTGAACTTTTCATTAATATCATACTCTAACTGACCGAAAAAACCTATCCAACCAACTAAACCATCGTTAAAATAGGAAACTTTATCACCTTCTCTAGCAACACCTGTTACGTTATTAACGTTATCATCGTTAATAATAAACTGTCCCCCTAACAAATCTGTTACTTCTCTAAAATGAATACCAGTATAGTTTCTATAGTCTAAACCAGCTAAAAGTACTAAATCATCAGATAGGTCTGATTTTAATGTAGATAATACACCGTACCAATTATGATCATTTCTTGATGCTCTTAAAGCTGCATTAGAACCATTTGCCCCATTCGCGATATTTTCGTTCACGATTCTGTCAAAATCCAAAGGACCAAAGTTTCCTATTCTATATTCAGGATTTGTAAATTTAAATACTCCATCATTTTCAAATCCAGGAATATCCGCGTCGCTTCTCATGGTTCCACCACCACCACCAGAGCCAAAAGACACATATGCAGCGGTAGAGATACTTGTTTTATCATTCAGATTCCAATAATGATTTAAGGATATTTGTGGTTTGTGATAAAAGTTATCCTCTATAAAAGTAACTTGACCATTTTTATAACCCCAATCTTGGTTATATTTTATACCGTCTGGACTTTTTTTGTAAGTCTCTATAAGCTGTCTGTTTTGTCTTTGACCGTGACGTTGTTTAGCGCCAAAAGCCGTAAAAGCTAATTTATGCTGGTCATTTATTTTCTTAGATACGTTAACGAAATAAGAAACCGAATTAAACTGTGTTCCTCTTACATATCCATCACCATCTGTTTTAGCAGCGGATACTGTAGCAGCAAATCCATTATCCATTAAACCTGTAGAATAGGTTACACCAAATTTAGTATAACCATCATTTCCTAGGGAAGTCATTACGTTACCACCTTCTTCAACATCTGTAGTTTTGGTTAAGATATTTATTGTTCCACCAATAGAAGGTACTGCAACTCTCGCAGCACCAAGACCTCTTTGAACTTGCATTGTGCTTGTAACGTCACCTAAACCAGCCCAATTACTCCAAAATACGCGTCCGTTTTCCATGTCATTTACAGGCACTCCGTTAATCATTACGGCGACATTTTCTGAATCAAAGCCACGTAAGTTAATTCGTCCATCACCGAAACCACCACCAGCTTTCGTCGCATAAACACCTGGCGTAGATTTTAAAATTTCTGGAAACTCTTGAGTTCCTAATTTTAAAGAAATTTCTTCGGCACGAACAGTAGAAACTGCTACAGGTGTTTTCCTGTCAACCGCTACAGAAGCAACGATCATTATTTCGTCCAATCCAACATTACTTGAAATTAAAACTACTGTACCTAAATCTGTGTCTCCACTATAGGCTATAGTTTGAGTTACGTAACCCACGTAAGATATTACAACCTCTCCAGAGTTTGATGCTGCATTTAAAGTAAAATTACCATCAAAATTTGTGGTAGCACCATTTGTAGTTCCTTTTACTATAATATTAGCACCAGGAAGTGGTGAGTTCATATCACCATCAATAATTTTTCCTTTGATAGTAGTTTGAGCATATATCACTGTTGAGAACAGGGTCAATACAGTAACACATAAAAATTGATTAAATTTTTTCATATTAAAATTTAAGTTAATTGGTTTTATTATTCGGCGCAAATTTACGCAATACTATAGCTAAAACATTAACCCAATGTTAACAATTTAGCGATGCGAAGATAATTATCGAATCGTCAAATTCTATGCGTGCATAATGAATTTTATTAAAACTTTTTAACAAATTTTAACAATTCTTCTTATAAAATGTTACTAAATTTTGAGTAGATGCATCATGAAGTGAAGATGAATTGGCTTCTTGAAGTTCACTTAATATGGATTTTGCCAATTGCTTCCCTAACTCAACACCAAATTGATCGTAACTATAGATATTCCAAACAATGCCCTGTACAAAAATTTTGTGTTCGTACATAGCAATGAGTTTTCCTAAGCTTTCTGGTGTTAATTTTTGAATTAAAAGTGAGGTTGTTGGTTTATTGCCTTCAAATATTTTAACAGGTAACAGGTCTTTTATCTCATCTTTGGTTGCTGATTGCCCTTTTAATTCCGATAGAACTTCTGCTTCTGTTTTACCGTTCATTAGCGCTTCTGTTTGTGCAAAATAATTAGACATCAACTTATCGTGATGGTCTTTGTTTCCGTAGAGTGAATTAACAAACCCAATAAAATCAGTCGGAATTAATTTAGTGCCTTGGTGAATTAACTGAAAAAAAGCATGTTGGGAATTTGTACCTGGTTCGCCCCAAATTAATGTACCAGTTTGGTAATTTACTTTGTTCCCATCTCTATCGACACTTTTACCATTACTTTCCATAATGCCTTGTTGCAAATAGGTAGCAAACTGATTTAGATATTGTGTATATGGAATAATGGCTTCGCTCTCCGATTGAAAGAAATTATTGTACCACACGGTCAATAAAGCTGAAATTACCGGAATATTCTCATTGAAATCCGTCGTTCTAAAATGTTCATCCATTTTGTGCGCTCCATCCAATAGACTTTCAAAGTGTTTATAACCTAAAGCAAGACTTATAGAAAGCCCTACAGCACTCCATAATGAAAAACGACCGCCAACCCAATCTTTCATTGGGAAAATATTAGCTTCATCTATTCCGAAGTTTTTTACACTTTCAATATTAGTTGAAACCGCAACAAAATGTTTAGAAACCGCTTCTTTTGGTTGTGATTCTAAAAACCAAGCTCTAATGGAATTGGCATTAGATAATGTTTCTTGTGTTGTAAAGGTTTTAGATACAATTACAAAAAGCGTGGTCTCAGGATTTAAGTTTTTAATGACTTCTTGATAATGGTCACCATCTACATTACTTACAAAATGTGTAGTTAATTGATTTTTATAATACTGAAGAGAATCAACCACCATTGCTGGTCCCAAATCAGAACCTCCAATACCAATATTTACAACATCTGTGATGGCTTTTCCGGTATGGCCTTTGTGATTTCCATTAACAACAGAGTTCGTGAAATTCTCAATTTTTTTCTTTACTTCATGTACTTCAGGAATCACATTTTCGCCATCAACTAATACTTTGGCTTCTTTTGGTGCTCTTAAAGCCGTGTGTAAAACCGCTCGTCCTTCTGTAGCATTAATAACATCGCCATCAAAATATTTTGAAATGGCATTTTTTAGGTCCACCTCATTTGCTAATTCAATTAACAAATCGATGGTTTCTGTTGTGATTCTGTTTTTAGAAAAATCGACATAAAAGTCCTCCCACTTTACCGTAAGATCATTTGCTCTATCGGCATCAGATTTAAACATGTCTCTTAAATGCTGGGATTTAATGGTTTCAAAATGCGCTTGTAATTTTTTCCAAGCTTCTGTAGTGGTCGGGTTGGTTGCTTTTAGTGCCATTATTGTATATCTGTTGTTAAATCCTCGGTTATGGTGTTTTCTGTTTCCTTTGGCTCAGCTTCTAAGAAGAAAATATTGTCTAAGCGTTGTTTTATTGGTTTTATATGGTCCAGAAATTTTACTTTTAGGCTATCCGAAATTGGTTTGGCTTCCGGTAGTTTTTGTTTAAATGGATCTACCTGACTACCATTTTTCCAGAAACGGTAACACACATGTGGACCACCTGTATTTCCTGTCATACCAACATAACCGATAATATCGCCTTGTTTTACAAATTGCCCTTTTTTAACGGCTTGTCTGCTCATGTGCAAATATTGTGTAGAATAGGTATCATTATGCCTAATTTTCACATATTTTCCATTGCCACCTCGTCTTGTAGATTCGGTCACGGTTCCATTGGCTGTAGCCATAATAGGTGTTCCGATTGGTGCGGCAAAATCGGTACCTTTGTGCGGACGGACTTTATAACCATAAACTGCAATCCGACGTTTCAAGTTATAACGGGAGGATATTCTACTAAACTGCACAGGTGCTTTTAAGAACGCACGTCTTAGATTTTTTGCGTTTTCATTAAAGTAATCTCGTATGCCTTTTACAGAATCGGTTTCAAATTCGAAAGCATATAAGGAATCACCATTATGCTCAAAATAAGCCGCTTTAACATGATGGACACCTGCATAAATGGTGTCATCAATATACTTGTCAGTATAAAGCACCTTGAAACGGTCTCCCTTTTGTAACCTTCTAAAATCAATAGTCCAGGCATAAATATCATCCGCCATTTTATAAGCTAACTTCTGACTTAATCCTTTTTCCTCTAAAGTTGAAGAAATACTACTTTCTATAACGCCAGTAGCTGTTTTTTCAACATAAGTTACTGGTTTTTTGTTGGTGTAGGCATGAATGGAATCTTTTAAATTTATAACCACATATTTAACTTGATCTGCCTGATAAATAAAAGTTTCTGGACTGGGAAGGCTATCCTTTTCAGAATCTTTTGAAAACAGCAAGGTATACGGTTTTCCTGGATGAAGTTTTCTTATATCGAAGGTATCTTTAGTGACCTCAGCAATTTTAAAAATATCAGGATAGCCAATATTATTGCGTTGAAGAATTTCACCAAAACTATCACCTTTTTGGATGGTATCCCGTTTTACGATGTAGTTATTGATATCGAACCCAAATTCAAGAATCTTTTCTTCTTCAACAATTTCGGCTTCTTCTTTTTCGTAAGCGACTTCAGCAGAATTATCTTCTTTACACGTCCATAAACTTATGGCAATAACAACTATTGCCAGACTATTTCTTAATTGCATTAACTAATTATAAATTATTTCCCCAATTTTCTAATTCTTTTTCACTCCACAGTTCCGGAAAAAAAATACGTTTCTGGTATTTTGGATGCATGTATTTTTTCCAGTCACTTCCTCCAGTTGCTTCTCCATCTCCAATGCCACTATCAATATAATGTTTGGCTGCATTGTAGTGTGCCATTACCCAACTTACGTTAACCGTGTAATCGTAATGGCGCATGGCTTTTACAAGCTCTTCATTTTTCTGGTCCTTTTCCGGCAACTCTTTAAAACGTGTCCAAAGGTTTTTAGTGTTATAGGTTTTCATAAACCTTAAAAACTCATCTTTGTAACGTTTTTCAAAATTAACTAAAAGTGTGGATTTTTTCCCTGTTTTATGGTCTTTTCCTGCCGCTTGCCAATATAAATGTTCAAAAGCATGTGTAAACGGTGTATCTCTATCAATATCTTTTCTAAATCTATAATCAATAAGATTGATTAATTCTGTAGAAGCAAACTCAATAAGTCTGTATTGAGCGCTTTGAAAACCACTTGCTGGAGTTAAGGTATATCTAAATTTCATATACTGCTCTACTTCCATACCCTCTCTCATAATGTTGAAAGACGTGGACAGCATATCGAAATAACGGCTAATTCGCATCAGTTTACTTTCAAAAAAAGTAACGTCGATATCTTCTTTTTCTCCGACTTGGGAAATTTCCCAAAGTATCATTTTAAAAATTAATTCGTTAATTTGATGATAAGCGATAAACACCATTTCATCTGGAAGCGTAGTCCGTTGAATTTGCAAATTCAATAACGCATCTGTTTGTATGTAATCCCAATACGTTATGGGTTTGCTATAAAGTAAGCCGTATAAATGGTCGTCTGTGTCTTGGTCAATTGCTCTATACTTCTTTTGAAGTTCTTTTACAATGTTATCGAATTTATGTAAATCGTGCATGTTATTTATTAATCAAATTCTATTTTAAAGGAGTGTTTTAAACCTTTAAATTCAACAAGATCAGCTCGTAGAGAACCAACAGCCAAATCTGCTTTGATTTTTAAAGGTATTTTATTTTTATCGGCACTTACCCAAAGTGTCAAACTTTCTTCCTCTTTAAAAACACGACCAGCCATAACGTAAGGTCTAAATTTAATTGTTTTGACTTTTACCTCAGTGCCATTAATCTCTACCTCAATGGTTTCTTTTCCTAAATATTTCAATTTAAAACCATAGTTTTCTTCATCAAAAAACATGTTGGTTTCAATCTCGTCACCTTCTTTTAAATCGCTTATCTCAATTTTATTTCTTAAATAATAATACATGGAAACCATATCCTGAACATCTTGTTCAGTAGTTACTTTTTTAGTTTCCTTTTGTTTCTTATTGTTTACCTCAGCAATATTATTTTGATGATCAAAGTTAATTTCTATATCCTTGGTATGGCCACCTTCGTCTATTTTTCTGATGAATTTATAGGGTGCGCCCGTAGCTTTATCGAAATAACTCTCGTACCTGTCCTTCACTTTAAAAAACCATTTTATAGCACCAGTTGTCCAACCTTTTCCAACAACGTGATACACTGGTTTCCCTTCTAATTTCGTTTCATTAACAGATAATGTGGCGTTTCCTGCTTTTAGAAAACCACTATAACTCATTTCAAATTTAAACCACTCCCCTTCTTGAAATGCAGATTCCTTTTCAACTT
Protein-coding sequences here:
- a CDS encoding choice-of-anchor J domain-containing protein — protein: MKKLIYLLTFIGIAFTGCNPVEDINNSIENEVVVGVEEFTLTTEDYANIVEQGEDEEPDYYETFDAFSDTDDAKLMLPGFLSDRYPFWGEGSSVTVNFNLFDGNPEDASAFTNATIYELMTEDYPTAASNAFFPNEDPMDFLEDILDTQISSPMEGQIVRAEFNQFINEPTVGLAPAVEFDFADSFEGWTVEEEFGDNEVWTSDIEFIQGNGFFGGQIANIEWLVSPEIDLTQESDLRFQINQAIRFASDISLLKILVATDYTGDVATADWAEIDLATAPAGNSDTLVLSEDFDFSAYDGETINIAFKYESTDSDAARWRIASLVLKTIGISGDTVTESVYFRYSGGSWDVVENVYYLTAADYDSMGEESGQPGRFDNFSNSVAPENYLPQFLSLQYPFAQDEDEIFIVYRFFVDGSTVIKSNLYTFNNGEWSPKTSSLQFEYENGVWVPDNTIRYTMVGSDYDLVATTLMDVEGFSAAAGNLANFGNFNRTGSASAWSDEMMERAMGVVLDNLDPNAEEGQKYAVTANTFGASSTEEFRVIKMEGEWIDPTLPE
- a CDS encoding single-stranded DNA-binding protein; protein product: MAGTLNKVMLIGNLGDEVKMHYFDDKNCVGRFPLATSESYVSKQTNERITNTEWHNIVVRNKAAEICEKYLTKGDKVYIEGRIKTRKWTDDKGMERYSTEIQCDEFTFLTPKSDQQPQQSQKPNTSDSNSQKPQSAPTNAEPEGDDDLPF
- a CDS encoding TonB-dependent receptor; protein product: MKKFNQFLCVTVLTLFSTVIYAQTTIKGKIIDGDMNSPLPGANIIVKGTTNGATTNFDGNFTLNAASNSGEVVISYVGYVTQTIAYSGDTDLGTVVLISSNVGLDEIMIVASVAVDRKTPVAVSTVRAEEISLKLGTQEFPEILKSTPGVYATKAGGGFGDGRINLRGFDSENVAVMINGVPVNDMENGRVFWSNWAGLGDVTSTMQVQRGLGAARVAVPSIGGTINILTKTTDVEEGGNVMTSLGNDGYTKFGVTYSTGLMDNGFAATVSAAKTDGDGYVRGTQFNSVSYFVNVSKKINDQHKLAFTAFGAKQRHGQRQNRQLIETYKKSPDGIKYNQDWGYKNGQVTFIEDNFYHKPQISLNHYWNLNDKTSISTAAYVSFGSGGGGGTMRSDADIPGFENDGVFKFTNPEYRIGNFGPLDFDRIVNENIANGANGSNAALRASRNDHNWYGVLSTLKSDLSDDLVLLAGLDYRNYTGIHFREVTDLLGGQFIINDDNVNNVTGVAREGDKVSYFNDGLVGWIGFFGQLEYDINEKFNTFLSVNASNTSYKRKDYFNYLDGDPLQETDRFNFLGFGAKGGGNYRLDSNHNVFINLGYFEKAADFDAVFPEFNNEEINEDAENQKIMSFEVGYGYRGEKLSANVNLYRTAWRDRTETIPFQLNEDETGFANILGVNAIHQGIEIDFVYKATDKLDLTGMVSLGDWRWEENVTDVNILDEEQEVVATVDLFIEDVPVGDAAQTTFALGTNYKFSPETRFTIDYNYFARLYSDFDPSDRGTEGAPDPWEVPDYGVFDTAFSHSFPFGNFEATLIARMNNVFNTKYISDSLDGADSNAETALVYYGFGRTFSVGATIKF
- the mutY gene encoding A/G-specific adenine glycosylase, with the protein product MDFKHKLINWYSINKRHLPWRETQNPYHIWLSEIILQQTQVKQGLPYYQQFVTNYPTIFDLADASETSVLKLWQGLGYYSRARNLHYTAKYIVHELHGHFPDNYNDLLKLKGVGDYTASAIASIAFDKVAAVVDGNVYRVLSRYFGIETPINSTLGIKEFKSLANSLIDESQPATYNQAIMEFGALQCKPKNPDCTICPLKNGCIALQKKMVDVLPVKLKKTKVTTKYFNFLIFIDHNQQTLFEKRAKKGIWQNLYQFPLIESEKSLNSEEFHLMNLEESFSTLKPFDYSLYNEVDIVHKLSHQHLYTKFWIIDVEQLPNDAIPTKSLTEYPAPVLISDFIDRFGF
- a CDS encoding gliding motility-associated protein GldE gives rise to the protein MDPEPTVLLSHLLVINTSFITSIVVLVVLLLCSALISGAEVALFSLTKSNLDEGLEKKSAAMQIIASLLERPKKLLATILVANNFINIAVVLLFAYIGETLFSSITNALFRFLIEVVSATFLILLFGEIIPKIYASRNSVKFSSFMARPLRVLDVMLSPLSLPMRYVTIQIQNKFGKQRSNLSVDQLSQALELTNDQDTTKEEQKLLQGIVSFGNTDTKQVMRPRMDLFALSMNTPYETIITEIIDNGYSRIPVYEESIDTIKGVLYVKDLLPHLNKKTFDWTTILREPFFVPENKKLDDLMVEFQTKKVHLAVVVDEYGGTSGLVSLEDIIEEIVGDISDEYDDDDLVYTKLNNNNYSFEGKTPLKDVFKIVGIEDDMDLFDARKGEAETLAGFVLEISGGFPRIGSKINFENYVFTVEALERKRIKQIKLTLLNRHL
- the gldD gene encoding gliding motility lipoprotein GldD is translated as MKRIVLPLLSLLMFGCGDDPLPKPKGYLRLEYPKAEYKKASIPLPFSFEKNELANPIKTVKSLGKTNGVDVKYPALKATIYLTYKEVKNDNLDSLLRDAQNLTQKHTIKADEISSNLFENKEAKVYGMLYEIGGNAASQSQFYVTDSLNHFLSGSLYFYAKPNYDSIYPAAEYLKKDIKKIMESVRWED